Proteins co-encoded in one Thermomicrobiales bacterium genomic window:
- a CDS encoding CoA transferase: MSQKTDSRGFGPLRGVRVLDLGTMIAAPYAASMLADFGAEVIKVEMPGAGDPSRDLLPQVEGYSVRWGSFSRNKKCVTINLKSPAGRDLFLDLARQADMIVENFRPGTLDRLGLDYETLKQANPRIIVVHISGYGQTGPNRELAGFGTPATAFSGVTYLTGYPDRPPVSPPFSLADYVAGLTGAFAGLMALYYRDTSGDDEGQEVDVSLYEPLFRMLEALVAEFDRLGAVRERTPFVAAGASPAGTYRTADGKWAVLVCSTQRTWERLPAAIGRPELLDDPRFATNADRVAHDDALDALLVSWFEARTYGEAKARLDVAGCPVSLVYSIADIFADEHYHERESIVEVQHPTVGTLKMPGIIPKLSRTPGRVVFPGPALGEHNRDVFGGLLGLDDEQIRALSDDGAI, translated from the coding sequence ATGAGCCAGAAAACGGATTCGCGCGGGTTCGGGCCTCTGCGCGGGGTTCGGGTACTCGACCTCGGGACAATGATCGCCGCCCCATATGCCGCGTCGATGTTGGCCGACTTCGGCGCGGAGGTCATCAAGGTCGAGATGCCCGGCGCGGGTGATCCCAGCCGCGACCTCCTGCCGCAAGTTGAAGGCTACTCGGTTCGCTGGGGTAGCTTCAGCCGCAATAAGAAATGCGTCACGATCAATCTCAAGTCGCCCGCCGGCCGCGACCTCTTTCTCGATCTCGCTCGCCAGGCCGATATGATCGTCGAGAACTTCCGCCCCGGCACGCTTGACCGGCTTGGCCTCGACTACGAGACGCTCAAACAGGCAAACCCGCGCATCATCGTCGTCCATATCTCCGGGTACGGACAGACTGGCCCGAATCGGGAGCTGGCAGGCTTCGGGACGCCAGCCACCGCGTTCAGCGGTGTCACCTATCTGACCGGCTACCCCGACCGGCCGCCGGTTAGTCCGCCGTTCTCGCTCGCAGACTACGTCGCCGGCCTGACTGGCGCATTCGCCGGGTTGATGGCGCTCTACTACCGCGACACCAGCGGGGATGACGAGGGCCAGGAGGTGGATGTCTCGCTCTACGAGCCCCTCTTCCGGATGCTCGAGGCGCTTGTTGCCGAGTTCGACAGGTTGGGCGCGGTCCGCGAGCGGACTCCCTTCGTGGCAGCCGGCGCCAGCCCGGCAGGGACGTATCGGACGGCGGACGGCAAGTGGGCTGTGCTGGTCTGCAGCACTCAGCGAACCTGGGAGCGGCTCCCGGCGGCAATCGGCCGGCCGGAGCTGCTGGATGATCCTCGCTTCGCGACGAACGCCGATCGTGTCGCGCATGATGACGCCCTTGACGCGCTATTGGTGAGTTGGTTCGAAGCGCGGACCTACGGCGAGGCGAAAGCGCGGCTCGACGTTGCTGGATGTCCGGTAAGCCTCGTCTACTCGATTGCCGACATCTTTGCCGATGAGCACTACCACGAGCGCGAAAGTATCGTGGAGGTTCAACACCCGACGGTCGGGACGCTGAAGATGCCGGGCATTATTCCGAAGCTCTCACGCACGCCTGGTCGGGTTGTGTTCCCAGGTCCGGCGCTGGGCGAACACAATCGCGATGTGTTCGGCGGGTTGCTGGGCCTGGATGACGAACAGATTCGCGCTCTTTCCGACGACGGAGCGATCTAG
- the aroF gene encoding 3-deoxy-7-phosphoheptulonate synthase, whose amino-acid sequence MIITMNAEGDLDQQRQIVRMVQERGFQTHVLGRGGNTVIGVSGRTMTPQLRDEIAMLAGVAAVTPATRPYMLAQREARPDGTRVHIGDVVVGGSETVIMAGPCVIEGRDQMLEAAHAVKAAGAHMLRGGAFKPRTSPYSFQGLGEEGLQILALARDVTGLPVVTEVMEPDQVDLVAHYADMLQIGSRNMANFPLLRRAATAGKPILLKRGFSATVEEWLMSAEYLLAGGNDQVVLCERGIRSFDTATRFTLDLNAVPLARQLTHLPVVVDPSHGTGLRQLVEPMALAGIAAGAQGLIVEVHPSPDDALCDAQQSIAPDVLERIVARALAIAELLAPEPRVARIAALAAD is encoded by the coding sequence ATGATCATTACGATGAACGCCGAAGGCGACCTCGACCAGCAACGGCAGATCGTCAGGATGGTCCAGGAGCGCGGCTTTCAGACGCACGTGCTCGGGCGCGGCGGCAACACCGTCATCGGTGTCTCCGGGCGGACGATGACACCACAGCTGCGCGACGAAATCGCAATGCTGGCCGGCGTCGCCGCGGTCACGCCGGCGACACGGCCATACATGCTCGCCCAGCGTGAAGCACGACCCGATGGCACCCGGGTTCACATCGGCGATGTCGTCGTCGGCGGGAGCGAGACGGTCATCATGGCCGGCCCTTGTGTCATCGAGGGACGCGACCAGATGCTCGAGGCAGCCCACGCGGTCAAGGCGGCCGGCGCACACATGCTGCGTGGCGGGGCGTTTAAGCCGCGCACCTCCCCCTACTCCTTCCAGGGACTGGGCGAGGAAGGCCTCCAGATTCTGGCCCTGGCGCGCGACGTTACCGGGCTGCCGGTCGTCACTGAAGTGATGGAGCCGGACCAGGTCGACCTCGTTGCCCATTATGCCGACATGCTTCAGATTGGCTCGCGCAATATGGCCAACTTCCCGCTGCTGCGCCGTGCGGCGACTGCTGGCAAGCCGATCCTGCTCAAGCGCGGCTTTTCGGCGACCGTTGAGGAATGGCTGATGTCAGCCGAGTACCTTCTGGCCGGCGGCAACGATCAGGTTGTCCTCTGCGAGCGTGGCATCCGCAGCTTCGACACCGCCACCCGATTCACGCTCGACTTGAACGCCGTGCCACTCGCGCGGCAGTTGACCCATCTGCCGGTCGTCGTCGACCCCAGCCATGGCACAGGCCTGCGTCAGCTGGTCGAGCCAATGGCGCTGGCAGGAATAGCGGCAGGGGCGCAGGGTCTGATCGTCGAGGTGCATCCTTCGCCTGATGACGCGCTCTGCGACGCCCAGCAGTCGATCGCGCCAGACGTGCTCGAACGCATTGTCGCGCGGGCACTGGCGATCGCCGAGCTCCTGGCGCCAGAGCCGCGCGTCGCGCGGATTGCGGCACTGGCCGCTGACTGA
- the trpE gene encoding anthranilate synthase component I, producing the protein MIDTTAVPDSATRSTESHRYSLSLDDVIALREQGNVIPIYREIMADLETPVSAYLKVAEGPHSFLLESVEGGTTLARYSFLGSDPYLVVRLEDGIANVNQGGYKQSVPYDDPLVALQQFLAPYRAVNVEGLPRFLGGAVGYLSYEAVRYFEDLLVAPDNPNPFPDGVFIFVDTMLVFDHLERKIKVVSHVHVDDDTPIERSYDEATERIERLAGRLERGVTVVPTGDRPLPDTSVRDRARHNMGRETYNTMIDRAKEYIQAGDIFQVVLSQRIEIETGIHPFTLYRALRTVNPSPFMFYLQLGDEQIVGASPEALIRLDGRTLTTHPIAGTRRRGQDDAEDLRLEAELLADEKERAEHVMLVDLARNDIGRVATPGTVEVPVLLTTERFSHVIHLVSHVTGEIRADLSAVDALRACFPAGTVSGAPKIRAMQIIAELERDRRGFYSGCVGYLAYSGNMDMALALRTVAIRDGTVIMQAGGGIVYDSTADFEYQETLNKMGAGLRAIEVAEEIERGARRAGARA; encoded by the coding sequence ATGATCGATACAACCGCTGTTCCCGACAGTGCCACCAGGTCCACCGAGTCCCACCGCTATTCGCTGAGCCTCGACGATGTCATTGCGCTCCGCGAACAGGGCAATGTGATCCCCATCTATCGTGAGATCATGGCCGACCTTGAGACGCCCGTGTCCGCGTATCTAAAGGTGGCCGAGGGACCGCACTCCTTTCTTCTGGAGAGTGTCGAGGGCGGCACGACCCTGGCCCGTTACTCGTTCCTTGGTAGTGACCCATATCTCGTTGTGCGGCTCGAGGATGGCATCGCGAACGTCAACCAGGGCGGCTACAAGCAGTCTGTCCCCTACGACGACCCGCTCGTCGCACTCCAGCAGTTTCTGGCGCCGTATCGGGCGGTGAATGTCGAGGGTCTGCCACGCTTTCTGGGCGGCGCAGTCGGATACCTGTCATACGAGGCCGTGCGCTACTTCGAGGATCTGCTGGTTGCGCCGGATAACCCGAATCCGTTCCCGGACGGCGTATTCATCTTCGTCGACACAATGCTCGTCTTCGATCACCTGGAGCGAAAGATCAAGGTCGTCTCCCACGTCCACGTCGACGATGACACGCCGATCGAGCGGTCCTACGACGAAGCGACCGAGCGGATTGAGCGTCTGGCCGGCCGGCTGGAGCGTGGCGTCACCGTCGTCCCGACTGGCGACCGCCCGCTGCCGGACACAAGCGTCCGCGATCGGGCGCGGCACAACATGGGCCGCGAGACGTACAACACGATGATCGACCGGGCGAAGGAGTACATTCAGGCCGGCGACATCTTCCAGGTTGTCCTCTCCCAGCGTATCGAGATTGAGACTGGCATCCATCCCTTCACCCTCTACCGGGCGTTGCGGACGGTGAACCCGTCGCCGTTCATGTTCTACCTGCAGCTTGGGGACGAGCAGATCGTCGGCGCTTCTCCGGAGGCACTGATCCGGCTCGATGGCCGGACGTTGACGACCCACCCGATCGCCGGTACCCGGCGGCGCGGACAGGACGATGCCGAGGATCTGCGACTCGAAGCCGAGCTGCTGGCTGACGAGAAGGAACGGGCCGAGCATGTGATGCTGGTCGACCTTGCGCGCAACGACATCGGCCGAGTCGCGACGCCGGGGACGGTCGAGGTTCCGGTGCTGCTGACGACCGAGCGCTTCTCGCACGTCATCCATCTGGTCAGTCATGTCACTGGCGAGATCCGCGCCGACCTGAGCGCGGTCGATGCGCTTCGCGCCTGCTTCCCGGCTGGGACAGTGTCGGGCGCGCCGAAGATCCGGGCGATGCAGATCATTGCCGAGCTGGAGCGCGACCGGCGCGGGTTCTACTCCGGCTGCGTCGGCTACCTCGCCTACTCCGGGAACATGGACATGGCCCTTGCGTTGCGGACGGTCGCCATTCGTGATGGAACAGTCATCATGCAGGCCGGCGGCGGGATCGTCTACGACTCGACCGCCGACTTCGAGTACCAGGAGACGTTGAACAAGATGGGCGCCGGGCTGCGGGCGATCGAGGTCGCCGAGGAGATCGAGCGCGGCGCGCGCAGAGCGGGGGCACGAGCATGA
- the pyrF gene encoding orotidine-5'-phosphate decarboxylase produces MTVDSSSFSQRLRAAQQTQESLLCVGLDPDINRFPDGFARTPESVADFNRAIIEATVDLACCYKPNMGFYLQYGIPGVEALARLRDDVPSHIPVLLDAKLGDISVTSAGYAKAVFETWRYDAVTVNPFLGHDSLEPFLAYSDRAIFVLAKTSNPGSGMLQDRLLAGDGASETVTMAVVRHAREWSSGGNVGLVAGATWPRQLAEIRQAAPELPILIPGVGAQEGDLAAAVSAGLDAEGYGILVNASRAITYASAGRDFQQAARAAALALRDGINAARSGAAG; encoded by the coding sequence GTGACCGTTGATTCGAGCTCATTTTCTCAACGGCTCCGCGCCGCGCAGCAGACGCAAGAATCACTTCTCTGTGTTGGGCTCGATCCGGATATCAATCGATTCCCGGATGGCTTCGCCCGTACCCCGGAGTCGGTTGCCGATTTCAACCGCGCCATCATCGAGGCTACCGTCGATCTGGCCTGCTGTTACAAGCCGAACATGGGCTTCTATCTCCAGTACGGCATTCCGGGTGTCGAGGCGCTGGCGCGCCTGCGCGACGATGTGCCTTCCCATATCCCGGTGCTGCTGGACGCGAAGCTTGGCGATATCTCGGTGACGAGCGCCGGATACGCGAAGGCTGTCTTCGAGACATGGCGCTACGATGCGGTGACGGTCAACCCGTTCCTCGGTCACGACTCGCTCGAGCCATTCCTCGCCTACTCCGACCGCGCGATCTTTGTCCTGGCCAAGACGTCCAATCCCGGCAGTGGCATGCTGCAGGATCGCCTTCTCGCCGGGGATGGCGCGAGCGAGACAGTGACGATGGCGGTCGTTCGCCACGCTCGTGAGTGGAGCAGCGGAGGGAACGTCGGGCTTGTGGCAGGAGCTACCTGGCCGCGCCAGCTTGCCGAGATTCGCCAGGCGGCCCCGGAGTTGCCGATCCTGATCCCGGGTGTTGGCGCACAGGAAGGGGATCTTGCGGCGGCTGTGTCGGCCGGCCTCGATGCGGAGGGTTACGGCATCCTGGTTAACGCCAGCCGCGCCATCACCTACGCATCGGCCGGCCGCGACTTTCAGCAGGCAGCCCGGGCGGCGGCGCTGGCGCTACGCGACGGGATCAACGCGGCGCGCTCAGGCGCGGCGGGGTAG
- a CDS encoding SelB C-terminal domain-containing protein: protein MAELGQVVRIADGVVYGVDELAQIERQVREIIDERESITLAEFRDVFGTSRKYAQAVLEYFDQQRVTRRVGDARVRGTA, encoded by the coding sequence ATGGCGGAACTCGGACAGGTCGTCCGGATCGCCGACGGGGTCGTCTATGGCGTGGATGAGTTAGCGCAGATCGAACGACAGGTCCGCGAGATTATCGACGAGCGTGAAAGCATCACGCTGGCGGAGTTCCGTGATGTCTTCGGAACAAGCCGCAAGTACGCCCAGGCTGTGCTCGAATACTTCGACCAGCAGCGCGTTACCCGCCGCGTTGGCGACGCCCGCGTCCGCGGGACAGCCTGA
- a CDS encoding DUF3267 domain-containing protein: MTAETGRPIRPWIGDPPRTDPPEHVGYVELSRERLRMGPMTVVGFVLIPVWWYVIATLVMLAGGSKSLSFAIDGRSLVFGLLIALVAVPVIHELIHGVAGKLVGVKPAYGVGPGFAYTTFREPLGKWQYLAVGLAPLVVLTILSVIVAARFESAAIGAIFFAVINAAGAIGDIWMSWRIVRAPRGAIFYDLADGFAVLIPDPSTRAR; the protein is encoded by the coding sequence GTGACCGCAGAAACAGGCCGCCCTATCCGCCCGTGGATTGGCGATCCTCCACGCACCGATCCCCCAGAGCATGTCGGTTATGTCGAGTTATCGCGAGAACGGTTGCGGATGGGCCCGATGACCGTCGTGGGCTTTGTGCTCATTCCTGTGTGGTGGTATGTCATCGCGACGCTCGTTATGCTGGCCGGCGGCTCGAAGAGCCTGAGCTTTGCGATCGACGGACGGTCGCTCGTGTTCGGGTTGCTGATTGCGCTCGTTGCGGTTCCCGTTATCCACGAGCTGATCCACGGTGTTGCGGGCAAGCTGGTGGGTGTCAAGCCAGCGTACGGGGTTGGACCAGGGTTCGCATACACGACGTTTCGCGAGCCCCTCGGCAAGTGGCAATACCTTGCCGTCGGGCTGGCCCCGCTCGTTGTCCTCACGATTCTGTCGGTGATCGTCGCGGCGCGATTTGAATCGGCTGCGATCGGCGCGATCTTTTTCGCGGTCATCAACGCGGCCGGCGCGATCGGTGATATCTGGATGAGTTGGCGGATCGTTCGCGCGCCGCGCGGGGCGATCTTCTACGATCTTGCCGACGGCTTTGCCGTCCTCATTCCCGACCCGTCCACCCGCGCCCGATAG
- a CDS encoding PIG-L family deacetylase, whose product MRRLFVAPHPDDVALSCGGAVAIAARDDGAQIVTVFAGQPQGGVGAFARSQHERWGLETNTIASQRQGEDRCAAAALGDRVTPIWLDELDAIYRDPRYDSDEALFGRLLDEDMPTIDRIVEALLALDPEELVVPLAIGHHVDHQIVLRAGRRLAARGVRVWAYADLPYALDRRAITPRLASGVAREVRLVGLDDDAFERKCRAIDCYASQLPVIFRDWGDHRDELDSYHRWIGGGRRAEAQWRVVPSRLAG is encoded by the coding sequence ATGCGCCGCCTGTTCGTCGCCCCGCATCCTGACGATGTCGCACTCTCATGCGGAGGCGCCGTCGCGATCGCGGCGCGAGACGACGGGGCCCAGATTGTCACAGTCTTCGCCGGCCAGCCGCAGGGAGGAGTGGGCGCCTTCGCCCGATCGCAGCATGAGCGCTGGGGTCTGGAAACGAACACGATCGCCAGTCAACGCCAGGGTGAGGATCGTTGCGCCGCCGCGGCGCTCGGTGACCGGGTCACGCCGATATGGCTCGACGAGCTCGATGCGATCTATCGCGACCCGCGATACGACTCGGACGAGGCGCTATTCGGGAGGCTGCTCGACGAGGACATGCCGACGATCGACCGGATCGTCGAGGCATTGTTGGCCCTCGATCCCGAGGAGCTAGTCGTCCCGCTCGCGATTGGCCATCATGTCGATCACCAGATCGTCCTTCGTGCCGGCCGCCGGCTGGCTGCACGAGGGGTACGAGTCTGGGCGTATGCCGACCTGCCCTATGCGCTGGACCGGCGCGCGATCACCCCGCGGCTGGCGTCCGGCGTTGCCCGCGAGGTTCGGCTCGTTGGGCTGGACGACGACGCGTTCGAACGCAAGTGCCGAGCGATCGATTGCTACGCGTCCCAACTGCCGGTTATCTTCCGGGACTGGGGGGACCATCGTGACGAGCTCGACAGCTATCACCGCTGGATCGGCGGCGGGAGGCGGGCCGAGGCCCAATGGCGCGTCGTGCCATCGCGGCTGGCAGGGTGA
- a CDS encoding threonine/serine dehydratase produces MATTAPTISDILAARLVVNRYLPPTPIVRSPALDEHLGLALTLKCENMQPVGAFKVRGGIYFMSRLDPEQRARGVVTASTGNHAQSIAYAAREFGVRAVIYMPEINNPDKVAATRRLGAEVVESGADFDACRDEAEAHARREGMRYIHPANEPWLLTGVGTYALELIEAAPDLDTVIVPVGGGSGVCGTAIVFKAMRPQTRIIAVQTRNMPAVYESFHQKQMISLEGGSTFAEGLATRVPFETPFRIMQELVDDVVLVSEEEMRQAMVLLLDKAHLVSEGAGAASLAAAGLLADDLRGQRVGLIVSGGNVTLDTLQRAMCDEAPWP; encoded by the coding sequence ATGGCAACGACTGCTCCAACCATCTCCGATATTCTCGCCGCGCGCCTCGTCGTCAATCGCTACCTCCCGCCAACGCCGATCGTCCGCTCGCCCGCATTGGACGAGCACCTTGGCCTCGCGCTGACGCTCAAGTGCGAGAACATGCAACCCGTCGGCGCATTCAAGGTGCGTGGCGGCATCTACTTCATGAGCCGCCTCGATCCGGAGCAACGCGCGCGTGGCGTCGTCACAGCATCCACCGGCAACCATGCGCAGTCGATCGCCTACGCGGCCCGCGAATTCGGGGTGCGCGCAGTGATCTATATGCCCGAGATCAACAACCCGGACAAAGTCGCGGCAACCCGGCGACTTGGCGCGGAAGTCGTAGAGTCGGGCGCCGACTTCGATGCGTGTCGCGACGAGGCGGAAGCTCACGCGCGACGCGAGGGCATGCGGTACATCCATCCCGCGAATGAGCCCTGGCTCCTGACCGGAGTCGGCACCTATGCATTGGAGCTCATCGAGGCTGCCCCGGATCTTGACACGGTGATCGTGCCGGTCGGCGGCGGCTCCGGAGTGTGTGGGACGGCGATTGTGTTCAAGGCGATGCGCCCGCAGACACGCATCATCGCCGTGCAAACGCGGAATATGCCGGCCGTCTATGAGTCGTTTCATCAAAAGCAGATGATCTCCCTGGAGGGCGGCAGCACGTTCGCCGAAGGACTGGCCACGAGAGTGCCGTTCGAGACACCATTTCGAATCATGCAGGAGCTCGTCGACGATGTCGTGCTCGTCTCCGAAGAAGAGATGCGCCAGGCAATGGTGCTTCTGCTCGACAAAGCACACCTCGTCAGCGAAGGCGCTGGCGCGGCATCATTAGCAGCTGCCGGGTTGCTGGCGGACGATCTCCGCGGCCAACGAGTCGGGTTGATCGTCAGTGGGGGTAACGTAACGCTCGACACGCTGCAACGAGCGATGTGTGATGAAGCACCCTGGCCGTAG
- the selB gene encoding selenocysteine-specific translation elongation factor, giving the protein MASTTNHSNTTSLSASTVVAGTAGHVDHGKSSLVRALTGIDPDRLREEREREMTIDLGFAWLGLPGGLSLSVIDVPGHERFIKNMLAGVGGIDLALLVIAADEGPMPQTAEHLAILDLLDIQHGIVVLTKRDLVDAEWLELVTEETRERLAGASLADAPIVAVDSLSRAGLDNLIAQIDQLASALPVRSTAGRPRLPVDRAFTVAGFGTVVTGTLSGGPLEVGQEIELAPGGIRSRIRGLQSHGRKTNRALPGSRTAVNLTGVDREAVHRGDVLTTPGWLRPTALLDARLRVVADAPAPLEQNEPIDVFVGAAESSGHLTLLDTEHLSPGADGWVQIRLDQPIAAVAGDHFIIRRASPSQTLGGGRIVDTQPRRHRRFRNDVLQNLETRSTGTTEERLVQLLADGPIELRTLAERLSIDLDSARSSVASVDDLVAPLGPGDDVPLAPNRLIIRRDRLESERLSIVNLLHDYHR; this is encoded by the coding sequence ATGGCATCAACAACCAACCATAGCAATACCACGTCGCTTTCGGCATCGACAGTCGTTGCCGGGACGGCTGGACACGTCGACCATGGGAAATCGAGCCTCGTCCGCGCGTTGACTGGCATCGATCCAGACCGGCTCCGTGAGGAGCGCGAGCGGGAGATGACGATAGACCTGGGGTTCGCGTGGCTGGGTCTACCCGGAGGGCTGTCGCTCAGCGTCATCGACGTGCCCGGACACGAGCGCTTTATCAAGAATATGCTCGCCGGCGTCGGCGGGATTGACCTTGCGCTCCTCGTGATCGCCGCAGACGAAGGACCGATGCCGCAGACCGCAGAGCACCTCGCCATCCTGGACCTGCTCGACATCCAACACGGCATCGTCGTGCTGACGAAGCGCGATCTTGTCGATGCAGAGTGGCTGGAGCTGGTTACAGAGGAAACACGCGAACGACTTGCCGGCGCCTCGCTCGCGGACGCGCCGATCGTGGCGGTGGATTCACTCTCACGAGCCGGTCTGGATAACCTGATCGCCCAGATCGACCAGCTCGCCTCGGCGCTGCCGGTCAGATCGACGGCCGGGCGTCCGCGGCTCCCGGTCGATCGAGCGTTCACTGTCGCTGGCTTCGGGACGGTCGTAACCGGGACCCTCAGCGGCGGTCCGCTTGAGGTCGGCCAGGAAATCGAGCTTGCGCCGGGTGGGATTCGGAGCCGTATCCGCGGCCTCCAGAGCCACGGACGGAAGACAAACCGCGCGCTACCCGGCTCGCGCACAGCGGTCAATCTGACCGGGGTCGATCGCGAAGCCGTCCATCGCGGTGATGTGTTGACGACCCCCGGCTGGTTGCGACCGACCGCGCTCCTCGACGCGCGATTGCGGGTCGTCGCGGACGCACCAGCTCCGCTGGAGCAGAACGAGCCAATCGACGTGTTCGTTGGCGCGGCCGAATCATCGGGTCATCTGACTCTATTGGACACAGAACACCTGTCACCAGGGGCCGATGGCTGGGTCCAGATCCGCCTCGACCAACCGATTGCGGCGGTGGCCGGCGATCACTTCATCATCCGTCGCGCATCGCCTAGTCAGACGCTGGGCGGAGGCCGGATTGTCGACACGCAGCCCCGTCGCCATCGACGATTTCGGAACGACGTGCTGCAGAATCTCGAAACACGGTCGACCGGCACCACCGAGGAACGACTCGTTCAACTACTGGCCGACGGGCCGATCGAGCTGCGGACTCTGGCTGAACGGCTTTCGATCGACCTCGATTCCGCTCGATCGTCGGTGGCTTCTGTCGATGATCTCGTCGCGCCGCTGGGCCCGGGGGACGATGTTCCACTCGCGCCAAACCGCCTGATCATCCGACGCGATCGGTTGGAATCCGAGCGCTTGTCGATCGTCAATCTGCTACATGACTATCACCGTTGA